In Acidimicrobiales bacterium, the genomic window CCAACTGGCTGCCGCTCGCGGAGGCGATGAGCAGTGACCCACCCTCGGTGACGGCGTGGACGCTGCCAACGACGTAATCGGGCGAGGATGCGAGGATGCGCATCTCACGACCCTGCATCTCCCGGTCCATCTGATACAAGCGGAGCCGCAGTGGCTGGTAGCGGCCTGAGCGCTCGATATCGTCGGCCACACCGATGGCTTCCAGGGTCTCTGAGGTGTTGTTGAAGACCTCCGCTCTCTCGGTGAGCAGCGAGCGCACGAGCTCCCGCGCCTCCTTGCCGGTATCGGAGACAAAGGCCGTGACACCGTTGTTCTCGAGGGCGTGGGCGACCGATTCGATGTCTTCGCCGGAGGCCAGCGGAGAGAACTCCGCCGACGCCTCCTCGGTGACCTGGACGTCTGCCGGTGGCTCAGTCACCGTTGACCTCAGCCAGTCGGCTGTGCACCAGGGCCACAGCCATCGCGCCCTCACCGATCGCCGCCGCGCAGCGCTTGATCGATCCGGAGCGCACGTCACCAGCAGCGAAGACGCCTGGCCGGTTCGTCTCCAGCGGCAGGGGCTGGCGCGACAGCGACCACCCATCGCCGGGCCCGACG contains:
- a CDS encoding LUD domain-containing protein, translating into MTEPPADVQVTEEASAEFSPLASGEDIESVAHALENNGVTAFVSDTGKEARELVRSLLTERAEVFNNTSETLEAIGVADDIERSGRYQPLRLRLYQMDREMQGREMRILASSPDYVVGSVHAVTEGGSLLIASASGSQLGPVVSGAGHVILVIGGQKIVPDVEAGLRRIYEYCFPLEDDRARRAYGVRSGVNNILIINKVVAPDRVTTILVKERLGF